The Terriglobus roseus sequence CCTCACGCAACCAGCTTACGCGCGGAGGCCGTTGCGCATCTAGATTCATCCTCGCGTCGATTGCACTACGCTCGCGGCAGATTGGCCGCGGCTACCGCGTACTCTTGCTGTGCAAGCTCCACCAGAAGGAATTTCCATGAGACTGAAGTTGATCGTCGCCACCCTGATCCTCGTCGCCACGCATGCCCTGCACGCCGCGATTCCCGCGGATTGGACGACGCCGATCGCGCCTTTCAAGATCTCCGGCAACCTGTACTACGTGGGCTCACGCGACCTTGCTGCCTATCTGGTGACGACGCCGAAGGGCAACATCCTGATCAACGCGAATCTTGAGACATCGCCGGCTCAAATCCGGCACAGCGTCGAGCAGCTCGGCTTCCAATGGGCGGACACGAAGATCCTGCTCAGCAGCCAGGCGCATTATGATCACGCCGCCGGCGCCGCCGAAGTCATAAAAGAGACGCACGCAACCCACATGGTGATGGATGGCGACGTGGACGTGATGCAGAGCGGCGGCGCCACCGACTATGACACCACGCTCGATCACTTTCCACCGTCGCACGTGGACCGCGTTCTGCGTGACGGTGAGAAGGTCGAACTGGGCGGCACCACCGTCGTCGCGCATAAGACCGCCGGCCACACCAAGGGCACCACCACGTGGACGATGCAGACGCATGACGGAGGTGTCACCCGCAATGTTGTCATCGTGGGCGGATGGGCCTGGAATCCTGCGGTGCGGCTGGTTACAGCCAACGGCAAGACCGAGTCCTATCCCGGCATCGAACGCGACTTCGACCACACCTTCGCGGCGATGAGGACGTATCCGTGCGACATCTTCCTTGGCGCACATGGCGTGTACTTCAACATGCTGCCCAAGCTGGAACGCATGAAGACCGAGGGCGAAAAGGTCTGGATTGACCCGCAGGGTTACAAGTCTGCGCTGGCGGAAAAGGAAGCAAACTTCCGTAAGGAAGTGGCTGCAGAGAAGGCCGGGAAGTGACTCTGCATCACGCTGGCGTGAAAATCCCGACGAGGGTTTTTACGCGCTCCTTCTGACGGCTGAGCGGAAATCGCTTTGTTCTTGTGAGCTCCGCAATTCCATGCAGACTGGCCCAGAATAGCTCCGCGCGCACCTCGGATCGCGCAGCGCCCTCGAACAGCACCAGCAGCTGTGAGAATGCAAAGCGCATCGCCTGAGGTGTCGCCGCTTCGTCGAACGGCACCGTCAGACCAAGCGAGAACATGACTTCATACAGCGACTGGGATGACGTGGCGAACTCCAGGTAGGCAATCGCAACCGACTCAAGCGGATTGCCACGCTTCCCACGGTTTCTGGCCGTCTCCAGAGCTTGCCCCAACTCCTGAAAGCCCTCTACGGCAACTGCGGCGAGGATCCCGTCGCGGCTCCCGAAGTGTGCGTACAGCACAGGCTGGCTGTACGCGATCTCGTCGGAGAGCCGCCGGACCGTGACATTGGGCCAGCCTTCCGATTCCGCGATCCGCCGGGCAGCCGCGACGATCTGGGCCGCACGGGCCTGCCGGTCCCGTCGTTTTCTGTCTGCAATTCGCTTACCTGCTTCCGGTGTCGCCATCGAGATAATTATAGCGTTGCTAGTTTTTTGTGACGAAGGCTGAATCCCGGGAGGTCGGTCGCCGATCATATATAGCGTTGCTAGATTTTATATCGGAGATATAACGATGCTCAGTACATATTCGTTCTGCACCGCCGCTCTCATCGCACTGGCGGTGTTCGTCATCGGTTCGTTCTATCTGGTTGCCCCGGAACGCATCGCGGGGTCTTTTGGGCTGCGGGCACCAGCGCCCGATGCGGACACGCGCGCATGGCTGCGTCTGAAAGGGATTCGGGATGTCGCGTCCGGCCTTGTTGTGCTGCTCCTGTTGACGGTCATGAACAAGCATGCGGTCGGTATGGTGCTTATCGTGTATGCCATCATCCCCTTCGGAGATATGGCGATCATCCTGGCGTCCGGAGGTTCAAAATCCAAGGCGTTTTCAGTTCATGGTGCAACCTGCGCTGTGATGCTTGCTGTTGGATTGCTCTTGATGCATGCCGTGTAGATCCGGGCGATACGACTTCACACTGAAATGGATGCCGGACCAACTGGCGCCGACACAGGACGACGCGGTGCCCGGATTGTTCACCGCAATGCGGGAGCAACTGGGACTGGAGCTGAAGCCGGCAAAAGGTCCCGTCCAGGTGTTGGCTGTCGATGCAATGGCGAGACCGGGCGCAAACTAGCAGGGCTTCCCACGTGTGAAGTGCCAGCCATAGCGACAGCAGATTGTGTCGCAAGACAGAAAGGCCCGGCTTCGCGCCGGGCCTTCAGCTCTCCTAAGAGCTTAGGAGTGTGTTTAGCTCAACGTCTCCATCAGTTTGCTGATGGTGCTGTTCAGAGCCTTGTCTGTGCGGCGCTGTTCGTCGATCTTCGAGATCGAGTGCATCACCGTGGTGTGGTGTTTGCCACCGAACTGGCGACCGATCTCCGGCAGCGAAGCTTCCGTCATCTGCTTTGCCAGGTACATCGCAATCTGGCGCGGCACAACGATCTGGCGGCTGTTGTTCTTCTGCTTCAGCTCGCTGATCTTCATACCGAACTGCTCAGCCGTAGCGCGCTGAATCGCTTCGATGGTGATCTTGCGCACCTGCGTATCGATGAACTGCTTCAGGCACTGCTGTGCGGTGCTGAGCGTGATCTCCACGCCATGCAATGAGCACCACGCAACCAGGCGGATCAGTGCACCCTCAAGCTCACGCACATTGGTCCGTACGTTGCTTGCAATGAACATCGCGACGTCGGTCGGCAGAACCGTCTGTTCGCTCTCCGCCTTCTTCTGCAGGATGGCGACCTTGGTCTCAAGATCCGGCGGTTGAATGTCGGCGATCAAGCCCCACTCGAAGCGCGAGCGCAGGCGGTCTTCAAAGTCCGCAAGCTCTTTCGGGGGCCGATCACTCGCGATGACAATCTGCTTCATGCTCTCGTGCAGGGCATTGAACGTATGGAAGAACTCTTCCTGCGTACGCTCCTTGCCGGCGAGGAACTGGATGTCATCGATCAGGAGGACATCGACCGTGCGGAACTTGTCCCGGAAGCTGGTCTGCCGGTTGTTGCGCATGCTGTCGATCATTTCGTTGGTGAACTTTTCGCCGGAAACGTACGAGATCGTGGCATGCGGGTTGCGACGCTTCACCTCATGGCCGATGGCATGCATCAGGTGCGTCTTGCCCATACCCACACCGCCGTACAGGAAGAGCGGGTTGTAGGCCTTGGACGGGCGTTCTGCAACGGCCTGCGAGGCGGCATGGGCGAACTGGTTACCGCTGCCGATCACGAAGTTCTCAAATAGGTAACGCTGGTTGAGCTGAGCGGCTGTGTTCCAGTCGAACTTGGCCTGCTCCGCGCTGGGCATCTGCGGCAGCGGTTGGCCGGCAATGCGATGGCTGCCCGACGGCGAACCCGAACCCTGCGGTGCATTCGGCGAATGCGAGGGCAGCGGTGCGAAACCACCATCCTCACGCGACTTCGGCGCGGCAGGATCATCCTCGGCTGTCACAAATCGCACCTCATCCACTTCGAGCGACAGGTTGTCGATCGCCTCCTGGATCAGGTCGGCATATCGATCGCCAATGTGCTGGAACTGAGCCGAGGGGATGCGCACAAAGACGATGCGGCCGTTGGCGTGCGAGAAGCGTGTGGGCTTCAACCAGGTGTGAAACGACTGCCGGTTGACCTTCATCTCAAGCGCGCCGAGGATCCGCATCCAGGCGTTCTGCGAGTTCAATACGGTCGATACCGTTGGGGCAAAAGACATCAGGGTTCTTTCCTTGCGCTACCGGCCTTGGCCAGAGCTGTCACTGTTGACCATGAGCATTACGCTCGACAGCCGGAGCAAAATTTAAAGCAAAGAAACCCTCTTCCGCTCCAGACAGCAGGACCGGACAGCGAGTTCTTCGGAGTCGTTTGAAGACCGTCGGCGATGCCGTAGCAGGACCGATCGGTTAGGTGGAACAGAGGTCACGTAGAAGCGTCTTGACCACTAGCTTGGTAGAACGAAACTGATGGTAGCACGATGACGAGGGCCGTCTGGAAGGGCCATATCGCAAATATTTTTGCAAGAAAATCACTTGCACGAGACGTGGTGCAGGTGCAAGAAGAAGAGCCATCCGCGATTCCCTGTTTGGGTGATTTCGCTTGCCACCGATGGCAGCAGAGTGTATTTGCGGTCCCACTTTGGAACATCTAATGCGCCGTATCGCTTGTGCTTCCCGTTGCGCAAAGGAATACTCTTCATGCCCGGCTAATCTGCTGGTGGAGTCACTTCATGCTCACTGCTCGTCTGTTCGCTCTTGGTCTTCTCTTCGCCTCTTCTGCACTTTCCGCGACTGCGCAAAGCACCAGCACCACGTTGACTGCTACGCCCGCCTCCGTCAAGGTGGGAGGGTCAGTCGCACTCTCAGCAGCAGTGGTTGGATCGCAGAACTCCGCAGACAGTCCTCACGGTACTCTCGCCGTATATGACGGAAGTCCCACCCAAGGCGGGACAAGCATTGGCACCGCACCGCTGATCGGCGCGACCGTAGCTTCCCCAACGGCGGTTCCCTTGGCGACCATGCTGGGCGCCATCGATCCTGCAGCTGCTGGTGTCCTTCTATCAGCAGATTTTAACGGCGATGGTAAGGCCGATGTGATTTCCTACGGACCAATCCCTTACAGCTCGGCCTCCGCTTCGACTGCATTCCAGGTCTTCCTCAACAACGGTTCCGGCTCGTTCACAACGAAGACAGCGCAGACCTATCGGCTGATATCACCTGTCATCATCGACTTCAATCATGATGGAAAGCTGGACATCGTATCGTTATCACCAGCGGCTTCGGGCGCACCCGACGGTGCGAACCTGCAGGTATTCCTTGGCGATGGAGTGGGCGGATTCGCGGCGCCGATAACGCCCCCAGGTTTTACTCCGGCAGCCGGACCGCTAGGGTCCGCTTACTTCTCGACCATGGCAACTGCTGACCTTGAAGGCAACGGGTTGCCTTACCTTCTGCTGGGCAACTGGACAGGTACGTACCCTGACATTCAGAACGCTATCCTCGCGTACCGCAATAATGCAGACGGAACTTTCAGTCTTGCGGGTGTCTCCCCGGTCTACCTTGCGAGCACCCTGGGGCAGCTTAGCATCAGCAAGATCGTGACAGCGGACCTGAACGGAGATGGCAAGCTCGATGCGATCATCGACTTGCCTGAGCGCGCTACAACTCCTCATATTGGCGTACTCACGCTTGGCAATGGCGACGGAACGTTTGCCCCGGGCAGTGCAACCTTTGCACCGCAAAGCTGCAGCGCGGTTTGCAATGGAGGCTTCACAGTCGTCACGGCAGACTTCAATGGAGATGGAAAGAAGGATGTGGCCGTTAGCTCGGGAGCGGGGCCCAGTGCAGGTTCGGATGATTTGTATGTATACCTGGGCCACGGCGACGGAACGTTTGCTGATCCCTTAGCCAGCGCCTCTGTGTTGATCGCTCCAACGAATCCAAGTAACTTCAACGGCATCTATGTTTCCATCATCGCTACAGATATCGATGGCGACGGCAAACAGGATCTTGTCGATTCCGCAGGCTACGCTTACCTCGGCAAGGGAGACGGAACGTTCACGTCAACTTCGAACCTGGCCGGGGCAACATTCTGGACTCAGATCTACTCGACGACTCCCTCTTTCGGAATGCTGCAGGCAGACCTGAACGCAGACGGTTTGGCAGACTACTACTTCTCATTTACCAATGTGCTCAATATATCGAGGGCCAACCTGCAGCCAACAGTGGTCCTTGGACGTGCCGGATCCATTGCGCAGCTCAGTACGTCATCTCTGACTGCAGGAATGCATAGCCTGTACGCGGTATACGGTGGCGGAGGTGTCTTCCAGGGAAGTACCTCTCCTTCGACACCGGTAAGCGTCAGTCAGCAGCAGCCGACCGTCACCGGTGCGTCTTCTCCAAATCCTGCACTGATCGCACAGCCTGTTACATTAGCCGTCAAGGTGTCTGCTCCGTCCGTTCGGCCAACTGGCGCTGTGACCTTCACTGCGGGCAGCACGACACTTGGCACCGCAACGCTGGACGTGAGTGGCAACGCGTCGATCACCTACACCTTCGCGACCGTCGGGACACAAACCGTCACAGCGAGCTACGCGGGCGACGCCAATACCGCCGCGGCTTCGGTTGTGATCACTGCGACTACAGTCAACGCCTTCACCCTGAGCCCTTCCAGCGCTAACACGACCTTGACAACATCGCGAGGCGGTTCAGCGACGTCGGCCATCGTGGTCGCATCGCAGAACGGATTTAGCGGCTCTGTTGCCTTCACTTGCAGCGGCCTGCCGACGGGTGCGTCGTGTTCTTTTTCGCCAGCCAGCGTTACGGTCAGCGGTGCAGCGTCAGGCAATACGACCATGACCGTAGCGGTCACTTCGACCGTCAGCCTATTGCGTAACCTGCGCCGCAACAGTGGCGACCTCATGCTCGCGGGTGTGTGCCTGATTGGCATCGCGGGCGCGTCACGGCGTCGCCGTCTTGTCAGTAACACGTTGATAGCGCTTGCTGTTTCCGTCACACTAATCGGCGCGGCAGGCTGCAGCGGTGGCGGTTCCTCCTCGACAGCCACGGCGAAGACGTACACCTTCAACGTCACTGCAACCTCTGGCGCTGCGCAGACCACCACCGCCTACACCCTCAACGTGCAGTAGGCGTTGGAGGTCTACTTCAGCGGCAGCGTCAACACTTCCACCGTCAGGGGAGCGACGGTGCGATGCGTTGCCGCTGCCGCCCGCAGCTTCGTTGTGACCGGCACGATGTGCTTTGGATCATCGATCGTATTGGTCTCCGACCGGCTGTTGCCGTGCAGTGTTGCCAGGGTGGCCTCACCCGTCACGGCGGCGCCGTCGATTTTCACATCCAGCAGTTGCGGCTCCGTCGATGCATTGACGATCTTCACGTAGAGCTTGGAAGCATCGCGAGTCACGCTGTAGAAGAAGCGCTTGTTCGCACCGGTGATGGAGGTAGTCGGAACATCCGTCCCGAGCGCCTCGGCAAACATGCTCTGCGCATAGAAGCTCGGCGAGCCGTAACTGCTGGCCGCGTCATAACCGATCAGGTTGCTCTCCCACTGCATGCCACCGGGGTTCACATTGACGAACAGCGGTGCGTACGCGGCCATCACAATCAGATCGCTGTTGCGTTCCATCCCCGTCATCCAAGCGGCATCGCCCAACGCGGCACCCATGTTCGTTGTGGGAGCACCTTCACGCGTCGCCCACTCACCCACAAAGATCTTCGGTCCCTTGCGGTCCGCATTGTCGTAGTGGTCGACCATGCTGAAGAACTCTTCCGCACGCTTGTAGTAGTGGTCGTCCACCACATCCGGCTGCGGCCCATGCTTCACGGGCGCGGTCGCAATCAGCTTCAGGTTTGGATACTTCGCACGAATCGCCTTTGCAAACTGCGGCCAGCGAGCCTCGTAGCTGCCCGACCGATCCAGGTTGTCCTCGTTGCCGATCTCCACGTAGGTCAGCGGGAATGGCGCCGGGTGTCCAAGTTTCGCGCGCACCGCGCCCCACTTGGTCGAGGCATCGCCGGTCACAAACTCGATCTCCTCCAGCGCCTCGTCCACATAGGGACGCATGGATGCCCCCGGACCGATGTGCGTGCCCTTCAACGAATAACCGGCGTATACCGCCAGCACCGGATCGATCTTCAGATCTTCCGTCCACTCCAGAAACTCCAGTAACCCCATGCCGTCCGTCGACTGGTAGTTCCACGGGCTGCGATGAGTGGGGCGGTCGACCAGTGGACCAAGCGTCGCCTTCCAGTCGAATCGTTCGTCGACAGTGTCGCCCTCGAGGTAGTTGCCGCCGGGCATGCGCAGGAACTTCGGATGCATCTCTGCCATCATCGCCATGATGTCCGGACGGTTGCCATTCGCGCGTCCCTTGTAGGTCGGCGGAAATAGCGATACAAGCTGCAGCGAGATCGACCCCGGCTTCGCGAAGCTCAGCAGCAGATGGTTGGCCGACCCGGCCTCGACCCTGTCGCCGGTCTTCAGCATGAACGTGTGCTGCTTCCAATCGCCGGTAACGCCATCGACAGTTGCCGTGGCCACCGTCTTGCCACTGTTGTTATTCACGAGCGACACCGTCACCGTACCCACATCGCCACGCGCATAGAAGGACCCCGCATACGTGGTGCCGGGCTTCAGCGCCATGCCCCACCAACCGTCGTTCCGAAGAGCCGCGGGCGCAGTTGATGTTGCGGCCGTAACATCAACGCGCAGGCTGCCCAGCAGGGCATCGGACGGACCATCATCGGTCACCAGCTTCATCGTCGCCTGCGCGTCGCCCAGGTTGTCCAGATACCAGTTCTTTACGCCCGACCAGTCGCGGCCAAAGGCGCGGTTACGCACCATCTCCGCATACAGGCCGCCGTCGTAGGAGTAGTTGATCTCCTCCGTCATCAGGCCGTAGAGCGTTGGGCTGACGGCGTGCAACGACTTGTCCGCCTGCACCATGAGGGTCGCGGCTTGCTGTGCCGGCAGTGCCACAGCGCAGGTGAGGGCAGACAGTACGGCGACGCGAGAGAACAGATGCATGGGTAGTTTCCTCAAGGGCAACATCGTATCGTGACCCGTCCGTTTCTTTGCCTCCCAAAGAACGGAGCCCCGCATCCAGTCCTGTGCTACAAGTTTGGTGAGAAGGCCGGGAGGACGTATGGCGAAGCAGCGTGGCTATCCCGACCGTCGCGGCATGGGAGCGCAAAGCGACTTTCTCTCGGAGACGTTTGTTCCCAGCGAATCGCACCGGGCGAAGCAGCTTGCGATGGCCCGAGACCTCGTGCGGACTGGCTCGAAGCCGGAAGACGTCGCCCACATGCTTTCGTTGCCCATCGATCTGGTAAACCGCGCGCTCGCCGAAGACCTTTGACCCACCGCTTCTTCGCCGCGCTTTAAAGTTGGAGATCTGAGGAAAATCGGGTACGATGGTTGAGTTGTCCGCGATGCGCCGCTTCTGCGATGCGCGTGGCCTGGCAGGGTGCTGTAACCGCCCGCCGGACGGGACATCCACTTTACAGCTCAGCGCTGCTGCCCCACCTGACATGGGGTCTCTGCACGCGAGCGCAGGAGATCTACGATGCCGAAGCGCACTTTCCAGCCGAACCGCCGCCGCCGCGCCAAGACCCACGGCTTTCTGACCCGCATGAAGACCAAGGCCGGCCAGAACGTGCTGAACCGCCGCCGCGCCAAGGGTCGTCATAAGATCGCCGTCTCCGCTGGCTTCCGCGATTAGTTCGCGCCTCACCATCGATATCCGAAAGGGCGCGCCACAAGCGCGCCCTTTCCTTTTGTCTCCGCTGCGTCCACCGAGCGAAGCGAAGACGGAATAAGTTCGCGCCAATGACCTCCTTCCTCAATCCGGCCAGCAAAATAGCCTTCGCTGACCTGCGTCTGCGGAAGCATGCGGACTATCAGCGTGCCTATAACGCCTCGCGCAAGCAGCATGCGAAGGAGCTGACCTGGTTCTGCGCCCGTCGCGATGCCATGCCCGTGCGATCGCTACACCCGAATGAGCTGCTTCACGGAACTCCCTACGCTGGCCCGCGCATCGGCCTGACCGTCGGCAAGGTGATGGGCAAGGCGCACGATCGGAACCGCATCAAGCGACGCATGCGCGCGGCCGTCGCCCAGCATGCCGGTCTACTGGCTGGTCTGGAGATTGATGTGATTCTGCACCCGCGCCGCAGCGTGCTGCTGCTGGACTGGGACAAGCTGCAGCGCGAGGTCGCGAATGTCTTCCGTGCCGTGCGGAAGCAGTGCAGTGCACCGAAAGCGGCCGTCACGCCGGCGCAGTTCTCTCCTGTGGAGATAGAGAGGCGATGACAGACGGCGCGTCCGGCAACGAGGAGCAGCTGTCGATGCCAACCGCGTCTGCCCGCGCCGCTCTGCTGGTCTATCGCCGGGTACTCTCGCCGATGCTGCACAGCATGGGCTTCACCAACTGCCGCTACACGCCGACATGCTCTGAGTATGCAGAGGTCGCCGTCGCCCGTTTCGGCGTGGCGCGCGGATCATGGCTCGCCCTCAGGCGCATCGCACGCTGTCACCCCTTCAGTAAGGGAGGCCTGGATAACGTTCCGGAGCGCTGAAATGACCTGAATTCGTGGCATTTTTAGGGGTCACGAGAATAAATGCACAAAGTGATATCAAAACGTGCTAAAGCGGTTTTGCCAGAATGACGCCTTCTCCGACTATGGACGAAAGGAGTCACACCTATGGAAAATCCCCCCTCCTCAAGCACTCGTTCACTCACCGCAACCAAGCAGTGGAACGCACCTGTCATGCACGTCGTTCGCGCTGCGGACGCACAGATCAGCCTTCGCAACAGCACGATCGATGGTGGCGTTGGCATCGGTGGTATTGGCGTCACCACCTTCGGTTCCTAACCGTTCAGTGGTCCATCCCTCTGTACCACGCTGGCTACGAGGCCCCGGCTGAAGCGGCTCAACATGAAGGTGAGGCGCTTCGGCCCGTGTCTTTTTTCTGCTCGTACTGAAGTCAGCACAAACTATCGCGTCCCGTGCGCAAAGACAACGGGCAGGGACTGATGTCCCCACCCGCAATGGTTCGTTAATTAAGTTAACCGTTCCAAGAGATTACTGCTGAGGAGCGCCAGGCTTGCCTGCGTCTGGAGCCGGTACTGCCGTCGGGAACAGGTTCTTCAACGGCGCATCGTGCTCCTTGTTCAGTTCCGGGTGCGGGTACGGCTTGCGTGGCATCATCGCCTCACGCTCGCTGGTGTTGTAGAGGAAGATCGCCTCCACCACAGCAGCCTGCTGCAGATCGGCCGCATGGATGCGCTCCATCGTGTCCATGTTGCTGTGGTGTGTGCGCGTCTCATAATCCATTGGATCCTGGATGTACTGGAAGCCCGGCAGTCCGAGCGCGTCGTACGACAGGTGATCCGTGCCACCCGTGTTGCGATGGGTGATGGTCGTTACGCCGAGGTCCTTCAGCGGCGCGATCCACTGCGCGAAGATGGGTCCAATGGCGAAGTTGCCCTGCGTGTACACACCGCGGACGCGGCCCGTGCCGTTGTCCAGGTTGTAGTACGCATCCAGCGTCTCCCACTCCTTGGTAGTCTTCAGCGGGCCGTTGGCAACCGGCTGACCGGTCGGTCCCATGGGTGCGCCGGGCAGGACCGTCACCTCACCGAAGTGTTGCTTCACATACCCGCGGCTGCCGAACAGTCCCTGCTCCTCACCGCTCCATAGCGCAATGCGAATGGTCCGCTTCGGCTTCACGCCGATTGCCTTCAGGATGCGCACAGCCTCCATGGCAACGACCGAGCCTGCTCCATTGTCCGTGGCGCCGGTACCGCTGATCCAACTATCCAGGTGGCCACCGACCATCACGACCTGCTCCTTCAGCTTCGGGTCCGTGCCAGGGATCTCTGCGACGGTGTTGAAGCCATGCTCGTGGTCGCCGGAGAAAGCGACGTCGATGTTTACTTCCATCTTCACGGGAACGCTTGCCTTCAGCAGGCGATAGAGACGGCCGTACATCTCGACGGTGGTGACGGCGTTGGGCACCATCACGGCATTCGCGCGGGTCTGTGCGCCGCGGATCAGGTTGGCTCCGTTGTCGTCAAAGATGATGCCGGTACCGCCGCCCTTGCCACCATCGCGGCTGGGCGACAGGATGGCAGCAACACCCTCCTCCGTCATCATCTTCAGCGCAGCGGTACGCAGTGCCGTCGCGCGATTCCGCTCTGCAAGCAGAGTTGCGATGTTTACGCCACCGGCACGCGGAGTCTCCGGGCCTTCCATCTCCTTCAACTCTTCTTCGGTGTAGCGATGGAAGAGCGGATCGGTGAGATCGACGATGGTGTGCGGCGCGCCCAGCAACACGATCTTGCCGGCGAGCTTGCCCTTGTACTTCGCCAGGTCGGCCTCAGAGTTCAATTCGATGAGAACGGCATCGGCAGACACGGTG is a genomic window containing:
- the bla gene encoding subclass B3 metallo-beta-lactamase gives rise to the protein MRLKLIVATLILVATHALHAAIPADWTTPIAPFKISGNLYYVGSRDLAAYLVTTPKGNILINANLETSPAQIRHSVEQLGFQWADTKILLSSQAHYDHAAGAAEVIKETHATHMVMDGDVDVMQSGGATDYDTTLDHFPPSHVDRVLRDGEKVELGGTTVVAHKTAGHTKGTTTWTMQTHDGGVTRNVVIVGGWAWNPAVRLVTANGKTESYPGIERDFDHTFAAMRTYPCDIFLGAHGVYFNMLPKLERMKTEGEKVWIDPQGYKSALAEKEANFRKEVAAEKAGK
- a CDS encoding TetR/AcrR family transcriptional regulator, which gives rise to MIGDRPPGIQPSSQKTSNAIIISMATPEAGKRIADRKRRDRQARAAQIVAAARRIAESEGWPNVTVRRLSDEIAYSQPVLYAHFGSRDGILAAVAVEGFQELGQALETARNRGKRGNPLESVAIAYLEFATSSQSLYEVMFSLGLTVPFDEAATPQAMRFAFSQLLVLFEGAARSEVRAELFWASLHGIAELTRTKRFPLSRQKERVKTLVGIFTPA
- a CDS encoding DUF4267 domain-containing protein, translating into MFVIGSFYLVAPERIAGSFGLRAPAPDADTRAWLRLKGIRDVASGLVVLLLLTVMNKHAVGMVLIVYAIIPFGDMAIILASGGSKSKAFSVHGATCAVMLAVGLLLMHAV
- a CDS encoding TIGR03435 family protein; its protein translation is MPCRSGRYDFTLKWMPDQLAPTQDDAVPGLFTAMREQLGLELKPAKGPVQVLAVDAMARPGAN
- the dnaA gene encoding chromosomal replication initiator protein DnaA, with product MSFAPTVSTVLNSQNAWMRILGALEMKVNRQSFHTWLKPTRFSHANGRIVFVRIPSAQFQHIGDRYADLIQEAIDNLSLEVDEVRFVTAEDDPAAPKSREDGGFAPLPSHSPNAPQGSGSPSGSHRIAGQPLPQMPSAEQAKFDWNTAAQLNQRYLFENFVIGSGNQFAHAASQAVAERPSKAYNPLFLYGGVGMGKTHLMHAIGHEVKRRNPHATISYVSGEKFTNEMIDSMRNNRQTSFRDKFRTVDVLLIDDIQFLAGKERTQEEFFHTFNALHESMKQIVIASDRPPKELADFEDRLRSRFEWGLIADIQPPDLETKVAILQKKAESEQTVLPTDVAMFIASNVRTNVRELEGALIRLVAWCSLHGVEITLSTAQQCLKQFIDTQVRKITIEAIQRATAEQFGMKISELKQKNNSRQIVVPRQIAMYLAKQMTEASLPEIGRQFGGKHHTTVMHSISKIDEQRRTDKALNSTISKLMETLS
- a CDS encoding FG-GAP-like repeat-containing protein codes for the protein MLTARLFALGLLFASSALSATAQSTSTTLTATPASVKVGGSVALSAAVVGSQNSADSPHGTLAVYDGSPTQGGTSIGTAPLIGATVASPTAVPLATMLGAIDPAAAGVLLSADFNGDGKADVISYGPIPYSSASASTAFQVFLNNGSGSFTTKTAQTYRLISPVIIDFNHDGKLDIVSLSPAASGAPDGANLQVFLGDGVGGFAAPITPPGFTPAAGPLGSAYFSTMATADLEGNGLPYLLLGNWTGTYPDIQNAILAYRNNADGTFSLAGVSPVYLASTLGQLSISKIVTADLNGDGKLDAIIDLPERATTPHIGVLTLGNGDGTFAPGSATFAPQSCSAVCNGGFTVVTADFNGDGKKDVAVSSGAGPSAGSDDLYVYLGHGDGTFADPLASASVLIAPTNPSNFNGIYVSIIATDIDGDGKQDLVDSAGYAYLGKGDGTFTSTSNLAGATFWTQIYSTTPSFGMLQADLNADGLADYYFSFTNVLNISRANLQPTVVLGRAGSIAQLSTSSLTAGMHSLYAVYGGGGVFQGSTSPSTPVSVSQQQPTVTGASSPNPALIAQPVTLAVKVSAPSVRPTGAVTFTAGSTTLGTATLDVSGNASITYTFATVGTQTVTASYAGDANTAAASVVITATTVNAFTLSPSSANTTLTTSRGGSATSAIVVASQNGFSGSVAFTCSGLPTGASCSFSPASVTVSGAASGNTTMTVAVTSTVSLLRNLRRNSGDLMLAGVCLIGIAGASRRRRLVSNTLIALAVSVTLIGAAGCSGGGSSSTATAKTYTFNVTATSGAAQTTTAYTLNVQ
- a CDS encoding alpha-L-arabinofuranosidase C-terminal domain-containing protein — its product is MHLFSRVAVLSALTCAVALPAQQAATLMVQADKSLHAVSPTLYGLMTEEINYSYDGGLYAEMVRNRAFGRDWSGVKNWYLDNLGDAQATMKLVTDDGPSDALLGSLRVDVTAATSTAPAALRNDGWWGMALKPGTTYAGSFYARGDVGTVTVSLVNNNSGKTVATATVDGVTGDWKQHTFMLKTGDRVEAGSANHLLLSFAKPGSISLQLVSLFPPTYKGRANGNRPDIMAMMAEMHPKFLRMPGGNYLEGDTVDERFDWKATLGPLVDRPTHRSPWNYQSTDGMGLLEFLEWTEDLKIDPVLAVYAGYSLKGTHIGPGASMRPYVDEALEEIEFVTGDASTKWGAVRAKLGHPAPFPLTYVEIGNEDNLDRSGSYEARWPQFAKAIRAKYPNLKLIATAPVKHGPQPDVVDDHYYKRAEEFFSMVDHYDNADRKGPKIFVGEWATREGAPTTNMGAALGDAAWMTGMERNSDLIVMAAYAPLFVNVNPGGMQWESNLIGYDAASSYGSPSFYAQSMFAEALGTDVPTTSITGANKRFFYSVTRDASKLYVKIVNASTEPQLLDVKIDGAAVTGEATLATLHGNSRSETNTIDDPKHIVPVTTKLRAAAATHRTVAPLTVEVLTLPLK
- the rpmH gene encoding 50S ribosomal protein L34; the protein is MPKRTFQPNRRRRAKTHGFLTRMKTKAGQNVLNRRRAKGRHKIAVSAGFRD
- the rnpA gene encoding ribonuclease P protein component → MTSFLNPASKIAFADLRLRKHADYQRAYNASRKQHAKELTWFCARRDAMPVRSLHPNELLHGTPYAGPRIGLTVGKVMGKAHDRNRIKRRMRAAVAQHAGLLAGLEIDVILHPRRSVLLLDWDKLQREVANVFRAVRKQCSAPKAAVTPAQFSPVEIERR
- the yidD gene encoding membrane protein insertion efficiency factor YidD, with the translated sequence MPTASARAALLVYRRVLSPMLHSMGFTNCRYTPTCSEYAEVAVARFGVARGSWLALRRIARCHPFSKGGLDNVPER